From Arthrobacter sp. FW306-2-2C-D06B, a single genomic window includes:
- a CDS encoding M23 family metallopeptidase has product MTTQNTRGRRRASGPTAELRSISAVEHERPRDPHRELRRRKGPLRQMAEFAAASGAGQKAGVALAATGLILTVAMPGAGAMTATPESNQTALAVGTQPEIPAAASATIDFSRAAVSTTADPDGKLKQLLSAQSVGTIKTSSSKGTLGAPLDTLATASPFGYRVNPITGGLGEFHRGQDFVAQCGTQVHAAAAGKVTFAGWHPYGGGNRVVVDHGNGLETTYNHLSSFNVQVGQTVSRGDVIALSGTTGASTGCHLHFEVMVNGDVVDPLGWL; this is encoded by the coding sequence TTGACCACGCAGAACACCAGGGGCCGCAGGCGCGCGTCCGGTCCTACTGCTGAGCTGCGGAGCATAAGCGCCGTCGAGCACGAGCGGCCCCGCGATCCCCATCGCGAACTACGCCGCCGCAAGGGTCCTTTGCGGCAGATGGCCGAGTTTGCCGCCGCGAGCGGAGCAGGGCAGAAGGCCGGAGTGGCCCTTGCCGCTACTGGCCTCATCCTGACGGTCGCCATGCCGGGCGCCGGCGCCATGACGGCCACGCCCGAGTCGAACCAGACCGCCTTGGCAGTGGGCACCCAGCCTGAGATTCCCGCCGCGGCAAGCGCCACGATCGACTTCAGCCGTGCTGCGGTTTCCACCACGGCAGATCCGGACGGCAAGCTCAAGCAGCTCCTGAGTGCGCAGTCCGTCGGCACTATCAAGACGTCTTCCTCCAAGGGCACCCTGGGGGCGCCTCTGGACACCCTGGCAACGGCCTCGCCTTTCGGCTACCGCGTGAATCCCATCACGGGCGGTTTGGGGGAGTTCCACCGAGGCCAGGACTTCGTGGCCCAGTGCGGCACCCAGGTCCATGCTGCCGCGGCCGGCAAGGTCACTTTCGCCGGCTGGCATCCGTACGGCGGCGGAAACCGCGTTGTGGTGGACCACGGCAACGGCCTGGAAACCACGTACAACCATTTGTCGTCCTTCAACGTCCAGGTGGGCCAGACGGTCAGCCGGGGCGATGTCATCGCACTGAGCGGCACCACCGGCGCCTCCACGGGCTGCCACCTCCATTTTGAAGTCATGGTCAACGGCGACGTCGTTGACCCCTTGGGCTGGCTGTAG
- a CDS encoding NlpC/P60 family protein, giving the protein MSSRSTVARHRAAVTKTNSLAVIAKTVGSNAGGVGRQAAVIAAASGLVLTSGIAANAAEINVPRESTSTSALEVQSIAQASISADSSVAIKYERPAVSTEAAPVVAAPVATQEAAPATKAATGTATGSSTLSVTAAVSPATKVASGKGAAIAAAAYAQLGVAQDCTALASNSLAAVGINFHGWPADYLSLGRTVSAAEAQPGDLVYYQNGGMGMAHIAVYVGNGMAVHGGWNGGTTALYSVNVGSGPVFIRVGG; this is encoded by the coding sequence GTGTCTTCACGCTCTACTGTTGCGCGCCACCGTGCCGCGGTCACCAAGACCAACTCGCTTGCCGTTATCGCTAAGACTGTCGGCAGCAACGCCGGCGGCGTAGGCCGTCAGGCAGCGGTTATCGCAGCTGCTTCCGGTCTGGTGCTTACTAGCGGTATCGCAGCAAACGCTGCAGAAATCAACGTCCCCCGCGAGTCCACTTCGACCTCCGCACTGGAAGTCCAGTCGATCGCCCAAGCCAGCATTTCGGCCGACTCCTCCGTGGCCATCAAGTACGAGCGCCCGGCGGTCTCCACCGAAGCTGCTCCGGTTGTCGCAGCTCCGGTTGCCACGCAGGAAGCTGCTCCGGCCACGAAGGCTGCGACGGGTACCGCTACCGGCTCCTCGACGCTCTCCGTCACCGCAGCTGTTTCACCCGCCACGAAAGTTGCCAGCGGCAAGGGCGCAGCAATTGCTGCCGCAGCTTACGCACAGCTTGGCGTTGCCCAGGACTGCACCGCCCTGGCTTCGAACTCCCTGGCCGCCGTGGGGATCAACTTCCACGGCTGGCCGGCAGACTACCTCTCCCTTGGCCGCACGGTCAGCGCTGCTGAAGCGCAGCCGGGCGACCTGGTCTACTACCAGAACGGTGGCATGGGCATGGCCCACATCGCCGTTTATGTCGGCAACGGCATGGCAGTCCACGGCGGCTGGAACGGCGGCACCACCGCCCTTTACAGCGTGAACGTTGGCTCCGGCCCGGTCTTCATCCGCGTTGGTGGCTAA
- a CDS encoding HNH endonuclease, which translates to MRTLVLNAGYEPLAVVTFRRALVLVLTGKASVVAEGDEPVVGPQEILGRPSVILLNRYIRPRYNTITAVTRRGVLRRDGHRCAYCGKAAHTIDHVHPKSRGGADSWENLVAACLRCNNAKSDHTPAEMGWKLRFTPAAPTGTIWQIKELEKPAPAWDPFLLPESAA; encoded by the coding sequence ATGCGCACACTCGTTCTTAATGCTGGATATGAACCGCTGGCGGTAGTAACCTTCCGCCGGGCGCTGGTCCTTGTGCTCACCGGAAAAGCGAGCGTAGTGGCCGAAGGCGACGAGCCTGTCGTCGGGCCACAGGAGATTCTCGGACGTCCCTCCGTGATTCTGCTCAATCGCTACATCCGGCCGAGGTACAACACCATCACGGCGGTTACACGCCGCGGCGTCTTGCGCCGCGACGGTCACCGTTGCGCCTACTGCGGGAAAGCAGCGCACACCATTGACCACGTCCACCCCAAATCCAGGGGCGGCGCGGATTCCTGGGAAAACCTGGTGGCAGCGTGCTTGCGCTGCAACAACGCCAAGAGTGACCACACCCCAGCCGAGATGGGCTGGAAACTGAGGTTCACTCCGGCGGCGCCCACCGGGACTATCTGGCAGATCAAGGAGCTTGAGAAACCTGCGCCCGCATGGGATCCCTTTCTCCTGCCCGAATCGGCGGCCTGA
- the mobA gene encoding molybdenum cofactor guanylyltransferase: MHFDAVILAGGKSSRLGGVPKAQLRYDGATLLQRAVAAARGAGRVVVVGPDTGTLPDGTLTAREDPPYSGPAAAIAAGLLRLGQRSPSTEHAPWVLVLACDMPLAAAAVPVLLQELAGHGDTEGAMSISADGRKQPLLGIYRVSALQREVQAAAAQGGLANAAVFRLLARLDLLAVPVPAGSTDDVDTWEDAAALGVDGDLP; this comes from the coding sequence GTGCACTTTGATGCGGTGATATTGGCGGGCGGCAAGTCCTCCCGCCTCGGCGGCGTGCCCAAAGCCCAGTTGAGGTACGACGGCGCCACCCTCCTTCAGCGTGCCGTCGCGGCCGCGCGCGGGGCCGGGAGGGTCGTCGTCGTCGGGCCGGATACCGGCACTTTGCCGGACGGCACATTGACCGCGCGGGAGGACCCGCCCTACTCCGGACCGGCCGCCGCGATCGCCGCCGGACTCCTCCGCCTAGGGCAACGCAGTCCGTCGACGGAGCACGCGCCTTGGGTCCTCGTCCTTGCCTGCGATATGCCCCTGGCCGCCGCCGCCGTTCCGGTCCTGCTCCAGGAACTTGCCGGCCACGGAGACACGGAAGGGGCCATGTCCATTTCCGCCGATGGACGGAAGCAGCCGCTGCTCGGGATCTACAGGGTATCCGCTCTACAACGGGAAGTTCAGGCTGCGGCAGCACAAGGTGGCCTGGCCAACGCCGCGGTTTTCCGCCTGCTTGCTAGGCTTGATCTGCTGGCCGTGCCTGTCCCCGCGGGGTCCACCGATGACGTGGATACCTGGGAGGATGCCGCGGCGCTTGGAGTGGACGGCGACCTGCCGTGA
- a CDS encoding DUF6457 domain-containing protein, whose product MKSQEETLEEWCRSLLQAYELEDVEIDINEILSLAGVAAHSVVRPAAPLTTFIAGFAAGLAAGSGQATQAASMDSAMGLARTLAKDYTNPGTDAG is encoded by the coding sequence GTGAAGAGCCAGGAAGAAACGCTCGAGGAATGGTGCAGGAGCCTGCTGCAAGCATATGAGCTGGAAGACGTCGAGATCGACATCAACGAGATCCTGTCCCTGGCAGGCGTTGCAGCCCACTCCGTGGTCCGGCCGGCGGCTCCCTTGACCACCTTCATTGCGGGCTTCGCGGCCGGACTTGCCGCGGGTTCGGGACAAGCGACTCAAGCTGCGTCGATGGATTCCGCCATGGGCCTTGCACGCACGCTCGCGAAGGACTACACGAACCCCGGAACCGACGCCGGATGA
- a CDS encoding molybdopterin molybdotransferase MoeA produces MTETPEHVPHADHLWAEARQLAFDSATPIPAAPVSLKDAIGRTLASDVHALQDLPHYASSAMDGWAVNGSGPWILAEAGHRLAPHQASPIATGGLIPPGAKAVLRSESGVLTTDEDGLPLLALGGNARPGEPRNGQHIRNAGEEAAAGELLIKSGVVLNPAHLALAALAGRDELDVLGKPLVKMLLTGSEVVTAGVPVPGRVRDTFGPQLGAVVELLGGIRGEQIKVGDSYEEWLGGLEEGELSPDAPPADVVITTGGTGRSGTDHFRRAIADLGGRLLIDGIAMRPGHPGVLAELPDGRFVLGLPGNPLAAMMVLFTIGAPLLAGLGHRALPEVGEVPCGAMLDADPGRTRLLPFRLVYGLASPAQHAGPGMMRGLASADGVMVVPPHGVQLGEAVPAFPLPWGPPLPLPKSSEDKSRKTPAKPARKVSSGPVDWSALTG; encoded by the coding sequence ATGACGGAAACCCCGGAGCATGTCCCACATGCCGACCACTTGTGGGCCGAGGCACGGCAACTTGCCTTCGACAGTGCCACGCCCATTCCCGCCGCGCCCGTTTCACTGAAGGACGCCATCGGCAGGACCTTGGCCTCGGATGTCCACGCCCTGCAGGACCTGCCGCACTACGCGTCCTCCGCGATGGATGGCTGGGCGGTCAACGGCAGCGGCCCATGGATCCTCGCCGAAGCCGGCCACCGCCTGGCCCCGCACCAAGCGAGCCCGATTGCAACCGGCGGCCTGATCCCGCCGGGGGCCAAGGCCGTGCTACGGAGCGAGAGCGGGGTCCTGACCACGGACGAGGATGGCTTGCCGCTGCTCGCGCTCGGCGGGAACGCCAGGCCGGGCGAACCGCGCAATGGCCAACATATCCGCAACGCCGGTGAAGAAGCTGCGGCGGGCGAGCTGCTCATCAAATCGGGCGTTGTCTTGAACCCGGCCCATCTCGCCCTGGCTGCCTTGGCCGGGCGTGATGAACTCGACGTGCTGGGCAAGCCCCTCGTGAAAATGCTCCTGACCGGCTCTGAAGTGGTGACCGCGGGTGTCCCGGTCCCCGGCCGGGTGAGGGATACCTTCGGTCCCCAGCTTGGCGCCGTCGTCGAGCTCCTTGGCGGGATCCGCGGCGAGCAAATCAAGGTGGGCGACTCCTATGAAGAGTGGCTCGGGGGCCTTGAAGAAGGCGAGCTGTCGCCGGACGCGCCACCCGCCGACGTCGTCATCACCACCGGTGGGACCGGCCGTTCGGGGACGGACCACTTCCGGCGGGCTATTGCGGATCTTGGCGGCCGTTTGCTGATCGATGGAATTGCGATGCGTCCGGGACATCCCGGCGTTTTGGCCGAACTCCCGGACGGTCGCTTTGTGCTGGGTCTCCCCGGCAATCCGCTCGCGGCCATGATGGTCCTCTTCACGATCGGTGCACCGCTTCTCGCGGGGCTGGGGCACAGGGCGCTGCCGGAGGTCGGCGAGGTTCCTTGCGGTGCCATGCTCGACGCCGATCCCGGGCGCACGCGCTTGCTTCCCTTCAGGTTGGTGTACGGCTTGGCCTCGCCGGCCCAGCATGCAGGGCCCGGGATGATGCGCGGCCTCGCTAGTGCGGACGGAGTCATGGTGGTGCCGCCGCACGGCGTGCAACTGGGCGAGGCAGTGCCCGCTTTTCCCTTGCCGTGGGGGCCGCCGCTTCCCCTGCCGAAGTCCTCGGAGGACAAGTCCAGGAAGACTCCTGCCAAGCCGGCCCGCAAGGTTTCGTCCGGGCCGGTCGACTGGAGCGCGCTGACGGGCTGA
- a CDS encoding FdhF/YdeP family oxidoreductase, whose translation MNRHAPEQDINEDDLQIHPPKRSAAGVKAVTVALERGWAQAGVSRTVKSMLRVNQRDGFDCPGCAWPESITGKRSPAEFCENGAKAIAEESTTRVVGAEFWARHSLAELEDKTEYWLGSQGRIAEPVVIRPGDTHYSPISWTDAFALIGEHVNATTPDRCVFYTSGRTANETAFMYQLFARSLGTNNLPDCSNMCHESSGSALNPTIGIGKGTVSLEDIHEAQLVLVVGQNPGTNHPRMLSALRDCKNNGGKVVAVNPLPEAGLLNFKDPQSLNGVVGGGTDIADEFLQIKVGGDLALFQALGHLLLEEEKRQPGTVVDRAFIDAQTDGFEAYAEARAALDWVETERATGLSRIEITKVAGMLAASKGTIICWALGLTQQPHSVDTLREIINLLLLQGNFGKRGAGACPVRGHSNVQGDRTMGIWEKPSEAFLAALDKEFGFTTPRAHGYDSVETQHALEKGEVDVFVSMGGNFAAAGSDTVALEEGLKRAGLTVHISTKPNRAHVVHGKTSLILPTLGRTDTDDKHPGGRQILSVEDSMSVIHTTQGRLTPVSEHLLSEPVIVARMAQAVLGDNHPVDWRAMAEDYDVIRDHISRVIPGFEDFNARVRTKNGFVLPNPPRDTRTFATDIGKARFTVSPLEYLEAPAGHLILQTVRSHDQYNTTFYGLDDRYRGISEGRRVILVHEDDLSELGFEDRDMVDVISTFGGTERRADRFRLVAYPTAKGCAAAYFPEANALVHRELVARESNTPGYKAMTVRFVKHGEPAEHKEAAGTVGI comes from the coding sequence ATGAACAGGCATGCACCCGAGCAGGACATCAACGAAGATGACCTCCAGATCCACCCACCCAAGCGCTCCGCCGCGGGCGTCAAGGCAGTCACCGTGGCATTGGAACGCGGTTGGGCCCAAGCGGGCGTCAGCCGGACCGTCAAGTCAATGCTCCGCGTCAACCAACGGGACGGTTTCGACTGTCCCGGCTGCGCCTGGCCGGAGTCCATCACCGGCAAACGCAGTCCAGCCGAGTTCTGTGAAAACGGGGCCAAGGCAATCGCCGAGGAGAGCACAACGCGCGTGGTCGGCGCGGAGTTCTGGGCCCGGCACTCCTTGGCCGAACTCGAGGACAAGACCGAATACTGGCTCGGCAGCCAAGGCCGCATTGCCGAACCGGTCGTCATCCGCCCGGGCGACACACACTATTCGCCGATCAGCTGGACGGATGCTTTCGCCTTGATCGGCGAGCACGTGAATGCCACCACGCCGGACCGGTGCGTTTTCTACACCTCGGGGCGCACGGCCAACGAGACCGCGTTCATGTACCAGCTGTTCGCCCGCAGCCTGGGCACCAACAACCTGCCCGACTGCTCGAACATGTGCCACGAGTCCTCGGGGAGCGCCCTCAACCCGACCATCGGGATCGGCAAGGGCACAGTCTCGCTGGAAGACATCCACGAAGCGCAACTGGTGCTCGTCGTGGGCCAGAACCCGGGCACGAACCATCCGCGTATGCTCTCCGCCTTGCGCGATTGCAAGAATAACGGCGGCAAGGTTGTCGCCGTCAATCCTCTGCCGGAAGCCGGGCTCTTGAACTTCAAGGATCCGCAGTCGCTCAACGGTGTGGTGGGTGGTGGCACGGACATCGCCGATGAATTCCTGCAGATCAAGGTGGGCGGCGACCTTGCCTTGTTCCAGGCGCTGGGCCACCTCCTGCTGGAAGAGGAGAAGCGGCAGCCGGGAACGGTGGTTGATCGCGCCTTCATCGACGCGCAGACCGACGGCTTCGAGGCCTACGCCGAGGCCCGGGCAGCGCTGGATTGGGTCGAGACGGAACGTGCCACGGGCTTGAGCCGCATTGAAATCACCAAGGTGGCCGGCATGCTGGCCGCCTCGAAGGGCACCATCATTTGCTGGGCGCTGGGCCTGACGCAGCAGCCCCACTCCGTGGATACCCTGCGGGAAATCATCAACCTGCTGCTCTTGCAGGGAAACTTCGGCAAGCGCGGCGCCGGCGCCTGTCCCGTCCGCGGCCACTCCAACGTGCAGGGCGACCGCACCATGGGGATCTGGGAGAAGCCTTCCGAGGCCTTCCTGGCAGCCTTGGACAAAGAGTTTGGATTCACCACGCCCCGGGCGCACGGGTACGACTCCGTGGAAACCCAACACGCCTTGGAGAAGGGCGAGGTGGATGTGTTCGTTTCCATGGGCGGCAACTTCGCCGCGGCGGGCTCGGACACCGTCGCGCTGGAGGAAGGGCTCAAGAGGGCCGGGCTGACGGTGCACATCTCCACCAAGCCCAACCGTGCGCACGTGGTGCACGGCAAGACCTCCCTGATCCTGCCTACCCTGGGCAGAACGGATACGGACGACAAACACCCGGGCGGACGGCAGATCCTCTCCGTGGAAGACTCCATGTCCGTCATCCACACCACCCAAGGCCGCTTGACCCCGGTCTCGGAGCATTTGCTCAGCGAACCTGTCATCGTCGCACGCATGGCACAGGCGGTCCTCGGGGACAACCACCCTGTGGATTGGCGTGCCATGGCCGAGGACTATGACGTCATCCGGGACCACATCTCCAGGGTGATCCCCGGTTTCGAGGACTTCAACGCAAGGGTGAGGACCAAGAACGGCTTCGTCCTGCCCAATCCACCACGCGACACCCGCACGTTCGCCACGGACATCGGCAAGGCGCGATTCACCGTGAGCCCGCTGGAATACCTTGAAGCCCCGGCCGGCCACCTGATCCTCCAGACGGTCCGCAGCCACGACCAGTACAACACCACGTTCTACGGCTTGGACGACCGCTACCGGGGCATTTCCGAAGGCCGCCGGGTCATCCTGGTCCACGAGGACGATCTCAGCGAGCTCGGCTTCGAGGACAGGGACATGGTGGACGTCATCTCCACTTTCGGCGGAACGGAACGCCGGGCGGACAGGTTCCGGCTGGTTGCCTACCCCACTGCCAAGGGTTGCGCGGCCGCGTACTTCCCGGAGGCCAACGCCCTGGTCCACCGGGAACTCGTTGCCCGCGAATCCAACACGCCCGGCTACAAGGCCATGACGGTACGGTTCGTCAAGCACGGTGAACCTGCCGAACACAAGGAAGCTGCCGGGACGGTGGGTATCTGA
- the fdhD gene encoding formate dehydrogenase accessory sulfurtransferase FdhD, producing MGRVTQRRKVHKFVLDGSAQALEHPVRYREDFLAVEEPLEVRLGHMSFSVTMRTPGDDFDLVAGFLVSEGVIWDPAQLISLRFCAGEDENGVQTFNVVEAQLRPDVVLPETGRNVYTSSSCGICGTDSIEAVRKSSHFNPADDALSVPVEVLASLPDRLREAQAVFDKTGGVHAAGLFRIHDDGAGGAAELLCLREDVGRHNAVDKVVGWALREGMLPLRGTVLQVSGRASFELVQKAALAGIPVLAAVSAPSSLAVELAQETGLTLVGFSRGTSLNVYAGSDRVGVPVGTRDLQG from the coding sequence ATGGGACGGGTGACCCAGCGCCGCAAGGTGCACAAATTCGTCCTGGATGGCTCCGCCCAGGCGCTGGAGCACCCGGTCCGCTACCGCGAGGACTTCCTGGCGGTCGAGGAGCCGCTCGAGGTGCGCCTCGGGCACATGTCCTTCTCGGTGACCATGCGGACTCCCGGCGACGATTTCGACCTCGTGGCGGGCTTCCTGGTCTCCGAAGGTGTCATCTGGGACCCGGCCCAGCTCATTTCGCTGCGCTTCTGCGCCGGCGAGGACGAGAACGGCGTTCAGACCTTCAACGTCGTGGAGGCGCAGTTGCGTCCCGACGTTGTCCTTCCCGAGACGGGCCGCAACGTCTACACCTCCAGCTCGTGCGGGATCTGCGGCACCGACTCCATCGAGGCAGTGCGCAAATCCTCCCACTTCAACCCGGCGGATGACGCCCTGAGCGTCCCGGTCGAGGTTCTGGCTTCCTTGCCCGACCGTCTCCGCGAAGCACAAGCGGTCTTCGACAAGACCGGGGGAGTGCATGCCGCCGGACTCTTCCGGATCCACGACGACGGCGCAGGCGGCGCTGCCGAGCTATTGTGCCTGCGGGAAGACGTGGGCAGGCACAACGCCGTGGACAAAGTGGTGGGCTGGGCGTTGCGCGAAGGAATGTTGCCCCTGCGCGGCACCGTCCTGCAGGTCTCCGGGAGGGCATCCTTCGAGCTCGTCCAGAAGGCGGCGCTCGCAGGAATCCCGGTCCTGGCCGCCGTCAGCGCACCGTCCAGCCTTGCCGTGGAGCTCGCGCAGGAGACCGGTTTGACCCTGGTGGGCTTCAGCCGGGGGACCAGCCTCAACGTCTACGCGGGCAGTGACCGGGTGGGTGTTCCGGTGGGGACAAGGGACTTGCAGGGATAG
- a CDS encoding alpha-mannosidase — protein MHDDRRITEKRLERFVRERIAPAIYGRALPLELSSWDAPGEPVPVSEALRQVFEPQEHGAAWGRAWSTKWLRLRGEVPEGWGVADGTTVEIVVDLGFSNDAPGFQCEGIAWRHDGTIIKAISPRNQHVPLKLLGGGLSVDFYVEAAANPDLSQGWSFAATPLGDKSTSGDELRYRFGRIAIAELNEVVWELHQDIWTLSGLMHELPFELPRRHEILRAFERMLDVMDPDDVAGTAAAGREALAEVLSRPAYASAHELLATGHAHIDSAWLWPVRETIRKCARTFSNVVALMDENPDFVFSCSSAQQLAWMKEFYPELFIRIREKVKAGQFVPVGGMWVESDTNMPGGEAMARQFVEGKSFFLQEFGVDCQEAWLPDSFGYSGALPQIVKSAGSRWFLTQKISWNQVNKMPHHTFNWEGIDGTRLFTHFPPVDTYNSELHGRELAHAQRNYREHGRGTISLVPFGYGDGGGGPTREMVAAAHRTADLEGSPKVRMGTAEEFFKQAEAEYHNLPVWVGEMYLELHRGTYTSQANTKQGNRRSEHLLREAELWCSTAAVRTPGSFTYPAADLKRLWRLVLLQQFHDILPGSAIAWVHQDAERNYAAIARDLEGIIADAASAILGQGDTLFLLNAAPHERSGVPALAAAEAVHQDNPVNVTERAGGYVLDNGVIRAVLDANGLLTSLSDYATGREAIAPGMFGNHLELHRDTPNEWDAWDIDEFYRRNVVSVVEARSVTLESAGWDAVVVVERTVGSSTITQRISLEAGAESLGISTTVDWQEHEKLLKIGFPLDVRADRSASETQFGHVFRATHTNTSWEAAKFEFCAHRWIHVAEPGYGVAISNASSYGHDVTRTIRDDGGTTTNVRVSLLRAPKFPDPQADLGVHVLDLSIRPGASIGGAVEEGYRTNLKPRLLAGANPVEPLFTVFNQALVIEAVKLAEDGSGDVIVRLYESLGERSTGLITANFDSRMVQSVDLLERPVEAPGVTPGAGAVELTLRPFQLVTLRFSR, from the coding sequence TTGCACGACGACCGCCGGATCACCGAGAAGCGGCTCGAACGTTTTGTCCGGGAGCGGATAGCCCCCGCCATCTATGGCCGCGCACTGCCTCTCGAACTGAGCAGCTGGGATGCCCCTGGAGAGCCGGTTCCGGTCTCGGAAGCACTCCGCCAGGTTTTTGAACCCCAGGAACACGGTGCTGCGTGGGGCAGGGCCTGGAGCACCAAGTGGCTGCGGCTTCGGGGTGAGGTTCCGGAGGGCTGGGGAGTTGCCGATGGCACGACGGTGGAGATCGTCGTCGATCTGGGGTTCAGCAACGACGCCCCCGGATTCCAGTGCGAAGGCATCGCCTGGCGGCACGACGGCACCATCATCAAGGCCATCTCCCCGCGCAACCAGCACGTCCCGCTGAAGCTTCTGGGTGGCGGGCTCTCGGTGGACTTCTACGTGGAAGCCGCCGCCAATCCGGATCTCAGCCAGGGGTGGAGCTTCGCGGCAACCCCATTGGGCGACAAATCCACCTCCGGAGACGAGCTTCGCTACCGGTTCGGACGCATAGCCATAGCCGAACTCAACGAGGTGGTGTGGGAGCTCCACCAGGACATCTGGACCCTCAGCGGGCTGATGCACGAGCTACCTTTCGAACTGCCTCGGCGCCATGAGATCCTCCGCGCCTTTGAGCGCATGCTTGACGTCATGGACCCGGACGATGTCGCGGGCACCGCAGCCGCCGGCAGGGAAGCCCTCGCCGAGGTCTTGAGCCGGCCCGCTTACGCCTCGGCCCACGAACTTCTGGCCACCGGCCACGCGCACATCGACTCGGCCTGGCTCTGGCCGGTCCGTGAAACCATCCGCAAATGCGCCCGCACGTTCTCCAATGTCGTGGCCCTCATGGATGAGAACCCCGATTTTGTCTTCTCCTGCTCCTCGGCGCAGCAATTGGCGTGGATGAAGGAGTTCTATCCTGAGCTCTTCATCCGGATCCGGGAGAAAGTAAAGGCCGGGCAATTCGTGCCGGTCGGCGGCATGTGGGTGGAATCGGACACCAACATGCCCGGCGGCGAGGCCATGGCCCGCCAATTCGTGGAGGGCAAGAGCTTCTTCTTGCAGGAGTTCGGCGTCGACTGCCAGGAAGCCTGGCTCCCTGACTCCTTCGGATATTCCGGGGCCCTCCCGCAGATCGTCAAGTCCGCTGGTTCCCGGTGGTTCCTGACCCAGAAGATCTCCTGGAACCAGGTCAACAAGATGCCGCACCACACCTTCAATTGGGAGGGCATCGACGGCACGCGGCTTTTCACCCACTTCCCGCCTGTGGACACCTACAACTCCGAGCTCCACGGCCGCGAACTCGCCCATGCCCAGCGCAACTACCGGGAGCACGGCCGGGGCACCATTTCGCTGGTCCCCTTCGGTTACGGCGACGGCGGTGGCGGACCAACGCGCGAAATGGTTGCCGCAGCCCACCGGACGGCGGACCTGGAAGGCTCGCCGAAGGTGCGCATGGGAACCGCCGAAGAGTTCTTCAAGCAGGCAGAGGCCGAGTACCACAACCTCCCGGTCTGGGTGGGGGAGATGTACCTCGAGCTACACAGGGGCACCTACACGAGCCAGGCAAACACCAAACAGGGGAACCGCCGCTCGGAGCACCTGTTGCGCGAGGCCGAGCTTTGGTGCTCGACGGCGGCAGTACGGACTCCCGGTTCGTTCACTTATCCTGCGGCGGACCTCAAGCGCTTGTGGCGGCTTGTGCTGTTGCAGCAGTTCCACGACATCCTGCCGGGCAGCGCCATCGCGTGGGTCCACCAGGATGCGGAGCGGAACTATGCCGCGATCGCCCGGGACCTGGAAGGCATCATCGCGGATGCCGCTTCGGCCATCCTGGGCCAGGGGGACACCCTCTTCCTGCTCAATGCGGCCCCGCATGAGCGCAGCGGGGTTCCCGCGCTCGCCGCTGCGGAAGCGGTTCACCAGGATAATCCGGTCAATGTCACAGAACGCGCCGGCGGCTATGTTCTGGACAACGGCGTCATCCGCGCGGTACTGGACGCCAACGGCCTGCTGACCTCCCTCTCGGATTACGCGACCGGCCGCGAAGCCATTGCGCCCGGGATGTTCGGCAACCACCTTGAACTCCACCGGGACACGCCCAACGAATGGGATGCCTGGGACATCGATGAGTTCTACCGCCGGAACGTCGTCTCCGTAGTCGAGGCGCGATCGGTGACGCTGGAAAGCGCGGGGTGGGACGCCGTCGTCGTCGTGGAGCGGACCGTCGGCTCCTCCACTATCACGCAGCGCATTTCCCTCGAAGCGGGCGCGGAATCCCTCGGCATTTCCACCACGGTGGACTGGCAGGAACACGAGAAACTCCTGAAGATCGGGTTCCCGCTGGATGTCCGTGCCGACCGATCCGCCTCCGAGACCCAGTTCGGGCACGTATTCCGGGCGACGCACACCAACACGTCCTGGGAAGCCGCCAAGTTCGAATTCTGCGCCCACCGCTGGATCCACGTGGCAGAGCCGGGTTACGGCGTCGCCATCTCCAACGCGTCAAGCTACGGGCACGACGTCACCCGGACCATCCGCGACGACGGCGGAACCACCACCAACGTCCGTGTGTCACTGCTGCGGGCGCCCAAGTTCCCGGACCCCCAGGCCGACCTCGGTGTGCACGTCCTGGATCTGAGCATCCGGCCCGGCGCCAGCATCGGCGGGGCCGTGGAGGAGGGCTACCGGACCAACCTCAAACCGAGGCTCCTGGCGGGTGCGAATCCTGTGGAGCCGCTCTTCACGGTGTTCAACCAAGCGCTGGTCATCGAAGCCGTCAAGCTTGCCGAGGACGGCTCCGGAGATGTCATCGTGAGGCTTTACGAATCGCTGGGTGAACGTTCCACGGGCCTCATCACGGCGAATTTCGATTCCCGGATGGTGCAATCCGTGGACCTGCTGGAGCGCCCCGTCGAGGCTCCCGGAGTGACGCCCGGAGCCGGTGCCGTCGAATTGACCCTGCGCCCGTTCCAGTTGGTGACCTTGCGTTTCAGCCGCTGA